A single region of the Paraburkholderia sprentiae WSM5005 genome encodes:
- a CDS encoding AsmA family protein: MAVSSGTGRRIAKILAWLLAALVILIVALVIFILTFDWNRARPYIDDKVSQAIGRPFAINGDLKVGLRHPVGETGWRGWVPWPRFSAANITIGNPDWTKHPQFATLDEIDFEVEVLPLLAHDIVIPAINLVNPSVDVERLLDGRNNWTFKLPSSSGPSEWKLDLHDIAFAKGNIALSDQQKKIELQIVVDTLGQPIPIGDALKQQEAASRSASAQAIGRAGASKLAAQAEAQAASEAKAASAAAAYEAAAQASGASGASATSGAAVSSGALATSGAAAPAETASGSAAPAAAVSGASGSAAGATRATPLYAIAWTAKGTYNRAPMSGSGKLGGVLALQDTNRPFPVQADLKAGDLHIAFVGTITDPAHLAALDLRLWLQGNSMARLYTLTGVTLPETPPYATEGHLIGRFKSSGNVFTYENFTGRVGGSDLNGSLTYTARKPRPLLQGELESHLLQFSDLAPVIGADSNKSKAKRGDAVAQPSNRALPVEEFRTERWKAIDADVKFTGRRIVKNANLPITDLYTHVVMTDGVLSLVPLKFGVAGGSLASDIHLDGSAAPLKGRFAMSARHVKLKQLFPTFKTMQSALGEINGDASLSATGNSPAALAATSNGELKALVTEGTVSRLLMEAAGLNVANVVYEKLFGTNDVKINCAAADFVATDGVLEARVFALDTGDAVINIDGHVNLRDETMDLGVHPHTKGFRVFSLRSPLYVKGTFKDPHVGVNAAALALRGGAAVGLGLINPFAALIPLLAPSNNKPLPCARLLAQVRQAPKAPPPGVKQAPKAPMSLEGAPVNKSSAGASSPAAVERKPATPSPASAAEYKGS, encoded by the coding sequence ATGGCAGTGTCGAGCGGCACCGGACGACGGATCGCAAAAATCCTTGCATGGCTGCTGGCGGCGCTCGTGATCCTGATCGTCGCGCTCGTCATCTTCATCCTGACCTTCGACTGGAACCGCGCACGGCCTTATATCGACGACAAGGTCAGCCAGGCGATCGGCCGGCCGTTCGCGATCAACGGCGATCTGAAAGTGGGCTTGCGTCATCCTGTCGGCGAAACCGGCTGGCGCGGCTGGGTGCCCTGGCCGCGCTTCTCGGCGGCCAACATCACGATCGGCAATCCCGACTGGACCAAACACCCGCAGTTCGCGACGCTCGACGAAATCGACTTCGAGGTCGAGGTGCTGCCGCTGCTCGCGCACGACATCGTGATTCCGGCGATCAATCTCGTGAATCCGTCGGTCGATGTCGAGCGTCTGCTCGACGGACGCAATAACTGGACCTTCAAGCTGCCGTCCTCGAGCGGACCGTCCGAGTGGAAGCTCGATCTGCACGATATCGCGTTCGCGAAGGGCAATATCGCGCTGTCGGATCAGCAGAAGAAGATCGAGCTGCAGATCGTCGTCGATACACTCGGACAGCCGATCCCGATCGGCGACGCGCTCAAGCAGCAGGAGGCGGCCTCGCGCAGCGCGTCGGCGCAGGCGATCGGCCGCGCGGGCGCGAGCAAGCTGGCCGCGCAGGCCGAGGCGCAGGCGGCCTCGGAGGCGAAGGCGGCTTCCGCCGCGGCGGCTTATGAAGCGGCAGCTCAGGCGTCGGGCGCCTCGGGCGCATCCGCCACGTCAGGCGCGGCCGTGAGTTCCGGCGCGCTCGCGACCAGCGGCGCCGCCGCGCCAGCCGAAACCGCCAGCGGGAGCGCCGCCCCCGCCGCGGCTGTATCGGGGGCGAGCGGCAGCGCAGCTGGCGCCACACGCGCGACGCCGCTTTATGCGATCGCCTGGACCGCCAAGGGCACGTATAACCGCGCGCCGATGTCGGGCAGCGGCAAGCTCGGCGGCGTGCTCGCGCTGCAGGATACGAACCGGCCGTTCCCGGTGCAGGCCGACCTCAAAGCCGGCGACCTGCATATTGCCTTCGTCGGTACGATCACCGATCCGGCGCATCTCGCGGCGCTCGATCTGCGTCTCTGGCTGCAGGGCAACAGCATGGCGCGGCTGTATACGCTGACCGGCGTGACCTTGCCCGAGACCCCGCCGTACGCGACCGAGGGTCATTTGATCGGCCGGTTCAAATCGAGCGGCAACGTGTTCACGTATGAAAACTTTACAGGCCGGGTCGGCGGCAGCGATCTCAATGGTTCGTTGACCTACACTGCGCGCAAGCCGCGTCCGCTGTTGCAGGGGGAACTCGAGTCGCACTTGTTGCAGTTCTCCGATCTCGCGCCGGTGATCGGTGCCGATTCGAACAAGAGCAAGGCGAAGCGCGGCGACGCGGTCGCGCAGCCGAGCAACCGCGCGCTGCCGGTCGAGGAGTTCCGCACCGAGCGCTGGAAGGCGATCGACGCCGACGTCAAGTTCACCGGCCGGCGCATCGTCAAGAACGCGAACCTGCCGATCACGGATCTGTACACGCACGTGGTGATGACCGACGGCGTGCTGTCGCTGGTACCGCTGAAGTTCGGCGTCGCGGGCGGCTCGCTCGCGTCGGACATTCATCTGGATGGCAGCGCGGCGCCGCTCAAAGGCCGCTTCGCGATGTCGGCGCGGCACGTCAAGCTGAAGCAATTGTTCCCGACCTTCAAGACGATGCAGAGCGCGCTGGGCGAGATCAACGGCGATGCGTCGCTGTCGGCGACCGGCAATTCGCCGGCGGCGCTCGCGGCGACCTCGAACGGCGAGTTGAAGGCGCTCGTGACCGAAGGCACCGTGAGCCGTCTGTTGATGGAGGCCGCCGGGCTCAACGTCGCGAACGTCGTCTATGAAAAGCTGTTCGGCACGAACGACGTGAAGATCAACTGCGCGGCCGCCGATTTCGTCGCCACCGACGGCGTGCTCGAAGCACGCGTGTTCGCGCTCGACACCGGCGACGCGGTGATCAACATCGACGGTCACGTGAATCTGCGCGACGAGACCATGGACCTGGGCGTGCATCCGCATACGAAGGGCTTTCGGGTGTTTTCGCTGCGCTCGCCGCTGTACGTGAAGGGCACCTTCAAGGATCCGCACGTCGGCGTCAATGCGGCGGCGCTCGCGTTGCGCGGCGGCGCGGCGGTCGGGCTCGGGCTGATCAATCCGTTCGCGGCGCTGATCCCGCTGCTCGCGCCGAGCAACAACAAGCCGCTGCCGTGTGCGCGATTGCTCGCGCAAGTGCGGCAGGCGCCGAAGGCGCCCCCGCCGGGCGTGAAGCAAGCGCCGAAGGCGCCGATGTCGCTGGAGGGCGCGCCGGTCAACAAGTCTTCAGCCGGTGCGTCGTCGCCCGCCGCGGTGGAGCGCAAGCCCGCGACGCCGTCGCCGGCGAGCGCGGCCGAATACAAGGGCAGCTGA
- a CDS encoding sensor histidine kinase — translation MKLFTKGLLLIAIPSAVELALLGAVFDSQQRTAQAARWVDNSKQILYQSSAIVDPLLRQAARVRTAMVTGNASLIDRPAVWIDLNDRLAKLDALVAETPGQAERVRSMRRAIDAYRQQSVAISQALREGRSLRPYIALETGALPEQIAVFREELAQFGAAASELDAERSTALGERRELQQRALIAAVFGSMLIWAITAFVFARGIGQRLEVLTDNAERLGSSRPLAAPLSGSDEIAALDTVLHQTDARLREAEAGQQALKTELEARARELASVNEALRQETQDNEMFIDSVSHDLRSPLVNLQGFSNELHVSCDELDGLVGQARLPANEQRRITQILDGDARESLHYLHTAVARAAAIIDALLRISRAGRLEYQWQRVSVGRAVARVVDALQGTIEQRAASVMVRELPPAWGDPAAVEQIFSNLIGNALTFLDPARRGRIEVGALEPEPVDESEPRAVRMRTYYVRDNGLGIPAAYLSKVFRAFQRLHGDVASGEGIGLAVVRRTVERHGGRVWVESAEGAGSTFFVVLPEQPVRL, via the coding sequence ATGAAACTATTCACCAAAGGCCTGCTGCTGATCGCGATACCGAGCGCGGTCGAACTCGCGCTGCTCGGGGCCGTCTTCGATTCGCAGCAGCGGACCGCGCAGGCCGCGCGATGGGTCGATAACAGCAAGCAGATCCTCTATCAGTCGTCGGCCATCGTCGATCCGCTGCTGCGCCAGGCCGCGCGCGTGCGCACCGCGATGGTGACGGGCAACGCATCGCTGATCGACCGCCCCGCCGTGTGGATCGACCTGAACGACCGGCTCGCGAAGCTCGATGCGCTCGTCGCCGAAACACCGGGCCAGGCTGAGCGCGTACGCAGCATGCGGCGCGCGATCGACGCATATCGTCAACAAAGTGTCGCGATCTCGCAGGCGTTACGCGAGGGCCGCAGTCTACGCCCCTATATCGCGCTCGAAACCGGCGCGTTGCCGGAGCAGATCGCCGTGTTCCGCGAGGAGCTGGCGCAGTTCGGCGCGGCGGCCTCGGAGCTCGACGCCGAGCGCTCGACCGCGCTTGGCGAGCGGCGCGAGCTTCAGCAGCGTGCGCTGATCGCCGCGGTGTTCGGCTCGATGCTGATCTGGGCGATTACCGCCTTCGTGTTCGCGCGTGGCATCGGCCAGCGCCTCGAAGTGCTGACCGATAACGCCGAGCGGCTAGGCAGCAGCCGTCCGCTCGCGGCGCCGTTGTCGGGCAGCGACGAAATCGCCGCGCTCGACACGGTGCTGCATCAGACCGATGCGCGGCTGCGCGAGGCCGAAGCGGGGCAGCAGGCGTTGAAGACGGAGCTCGAAGCACGCGCGCGCGAGCTGGCATCGGTCAATGAGGCATTGCGCCAGGAAACGCAGGACAACGAGATGTTCATCGATAGCGTGTCGCACGACCTGCGCTCGCCGCTCGTCAATCTGCAGGGGTTTTCGAACGAGCTGCACGTGTCGTGCGACGAACTCGACGGCCTCGTCGGGCAGGCTCGTCTGCCTGCCAACGAACAGCGGCGCATCACGCAGATCCTCGATGGCGACGCGCGCGAGTCGCTGCACTATCTACACACCGCGGTCGCTCGCGCGGCGGCGATCATCGATGCGCTGTTGCGTATCTCGCGCGCGGGACGGCTCGAATACCAGTGGCAGCGGGTCAGCGTCGGGCGCGCGGTGGCGCGCGTCGTCGATGCGCTGCAAGGCACGATCGAGCAGCGCGCGGCGAGCGTCATGGTGCGCGAGCTGCCGCCCGCATGGGGCGATCCGGCGGCGGTCGAACAGATTTTCAGCAACCTGATCGGCAATGCGCTGACTTTCCTCGATCCGGCGCGCCGCGGACGCATCGAGGTCGGCGCGCTCGAGCCCGAACCCGTCGATGAAAGCGAGCCGCGCGCGGTCCGGATGCGCACCTATTACGTCCGCGATAACGGGCTCGGCATTCCGGCCGCGTATCTGTCGAAGGTGTTTCGCGCGTTCCAGCGTCTGCATGGGGACGTCGCGAGCGGCGAGGGCATCGGCCTCGCGGTGGTGCGGCGCACCGTCGAACGGCACGGCGGGCGTGTTTGGGTCGAATCGGCCGAAGGCGCGGGATCGACTTTTTTCGTGGTGCTGCCCGAGCAGCCGGTGCGCCTCTGA
- a CDS encoding response regulator, with the protein MNHAQTVSIVLIEDDDGHATLVERNLRRAGVSNRFVRFRDGQQALDYFFGPAPAQPLSDADGRPYPPRENLANFVVLLDLKMPRVDGVEVLRRLKEAPETAAVPVIVLTTTDDPREIARCYELGCNVYICKPVEYDAFIEAVRRLGFFLQVVKLPAGYRLGPP; encoded by the coding sequence ATGAATCACGCGCAAACGGTCAGCATCGTTCTGATCGAAGACGACGATGGCCACGCGACGCTCGTCGAGCGTAATCTGCGCCGCGCCGGCGTGTCGAACCGCTTCGTGCGCTTTCGCGACGGCCAGCAGGCGCTCGATTACTTCTTCGGCCCCGCGCCCGCGCAGCCGTTGAGCGATGCCGACGGTCGTCCGTATCCGCCGCGCGAGAATCTGGCGAATTTCGTCGTGCTGCTCGATCTGAAGATGCCGCGCGTCGATGGCGTCGAGGTACTGCGGCGGCTGAAGGAAGCCCCCGAGACGGCGGCCGTGCCGGTGATCGTGCTGACCACCACGGACGACCCGCGCGAAATTGCGCGTTGCTACGAGCTCGGTTGCAACGTCTATATCTGCAAACCGGTCGAATATGATGCGTTCATCGAAGCCGTGCGCCGGCTTGGTTTTTTCCTGCAAGTGGTCAAGCTGCCGGCGGGGTATCGGCTCGGCCCGCCCTGA